The Raphanus sativus cultivar WK10039 chromosome 2, ASM80110v3, whole genome shotgun sequence DNA segment TGAGGGGAAAaatctaaacgtcctcgggggaatgagggatcggtcaatcgatctcggaaagtgacccccggagcttgacgttgcggtggttgggttgttgcgtttagagatctagttatctcttcgaatcgttgctgacgaacagctagctgatgcattgtacgctcactttcctgagctttgtctactaattgcatcatcatctggcgaatctcagagagctgagcctccgtttgattcggaatggcttgctgctgaggattctcggtgattggGAGCCCGGAGGCGGttccacttgatgatctcgggttagtagtcccggttgtagtttggctcgttcgagcgccagccggaggctgttgcccagatcggtggtcgccacgtcgaggctctgtggttacgagactagagcctccgtcgtttGGCGAGCCATCGCTCTGGATCGGGAGGTTAAGCtcagacggatttgttgtctgatcggtaggattcatcctcaagttagagtaagggattcgattgtttcttccccacagacggcgccaattgtgagggattaaactcacctcctagattttagatcaagtttaaggtttagggaaagataacgcgggctgaatcccgtaataacttgttgaatgaacttcgatttgtattgatgattttgataaaagagtggttacaaaagatgtttttcttgatgattacaaagatagcaaaaatgttaaaagatgGTGTCAGTAATCGTGTAAATGAATCAGGGTTTTCTCGTCCTTCTCCTTAgtcctcgaccttctctttaaatagccttggacttctttTGATTGTCTttaactgatctccgagatcctctccgcttaTTGAgaaatccgcaacagcttcccctttgATCGGGTCCTATGCTCCTTCTGTTGtgatgtgagcttcctcttcatcgtGACCTCTTCGAAGACTGCCTTTAGCTTCTAGCCTCCGGCTTCGTAATAAATCTTAGCTCAGGTCGCCGATACGCGTTGGGCTTCATCTCAACCCAATGCTCGTTTTGGTTCTATCTTCAGCTAATGGACCATATTTGGACCCAACAGTTAGGTCTAACTGATTATTTCCCACATAAACAGTTTTTTTACTTGTAGCTAAACATAGATGGGTGATCTTGTTGTGGTTTGTTGTGATATTTCCAAAATGttggttttgatttattttctttgatcTTTTCCTATCTCGGAAATcgaaattaaaatgtttttagataatatataaaagatatgaCAATCTCTAGTTTTGAACTAGCTTTTGtggtctttttgttttgtttcttgttgtATAGGATCTCAAGCAATAAGATACTCACCGACTCCGAACTAGTGGAAGACGTAGTCAAAGATGTTTATGGAAAGCTCCATCGTACAGAACGAGTTGGAATTTACTGGAAGATATTGGAGATTGAAAACTTGCTTTACAAACAACCGTGGGACGTCCGAAGCATAGGTATTTGGGGTATGCCTGGCATAGGCAAGACGACACTTGCCAAGGCAGTCTTTAACCACATGTCCTCTGATTATGATGCTTCTTGTTTTATCGAAAACTTTGATGAAGCGTTTCATAAAGAAGGACTTCACCGTTTGCTTGAAGTAAAAATTGGTAAGCTTCTAACGGAAGTGTTTGACATAAAGGGTTCTTACATTATGAGACCGACCCTCCAAAGGGACAAACTATGCAATAAAAGGATTCTTGTTGTCCTAGATGATGTGCGTGATTCTCTGGCTGGCGAGTCCTTCCTTAATAGGCTTGATTGGCTTGGTCCTGGAAGCCTGATAATCATGACCTCGATTGATAGAAAAGTGTTTTCCTTTTGTGATATCAATCAGATATATGAGGTTCATGGTTTAAACGAGCACGAGGCTCTCCAGTTATTCTTCCAAAAAGCCTTTGAAAAAGACGTGCCAGAGCAAATCGACAGAGAAATATCAAGGAAGGTTATAGACTATGCCAATGGAAACCCTTTGGCCCTCAGCACTTATGGACAAGAGCTTAAGGGAAAGATGTCAGGAATGGAGGATGCATTCCTCAAACTCAAGCAGCATCCTCCTCAACAGATTCAAGATGTGGTGAAGAGTGTATATAGCCAACTTGGTGACAATGAGAAAAACATTTTCTTGGACATTTCTTGTTTGTTCAGGGGAGAAAATATCAACTATGTGATCCAAATGCTTGAAGGGTGCCGTTACTTTCCACGCATTGGAATAAATATTCTTGTGGAGAAATGGCTGGTGACTATTTCAGAAAATACAGTGCAAGTGACTAATCTGATCCAAGACATCTGCCAAGAAATGCTCAATGGAGAAACTGAGAGTTGCACCAGAATGTGGGAACCTCGCAGAATCAGATATCTACTAGAAGATGATGATCTTAAAGCAAGTGCAGAATCAAGTGCAACGCCTAAATATGGTTTGGTCTGTTCAAATTCTTCTATATGTAAATTCTATCAACTTAGACAGACTTTCGACCTAAAATCAATTGACTATAAGTGCATCGatccatctatcttatatattacttagcATTTATTTCAATTCCGAAGTGGGAATCTTGTCTCTAATATACTCTAAGGAGATCAGCCATAATTATGTGACTAATCAATTTGCCTTGTTCTTTCAGGTCAGTGAAGACATAGAAAGCATATTTCTGGACACATCGAACTCTAGTTATGATGTCAAACGTGATGCCTTCAAGAATATGTTTAATCTCAGATTCCTAAAGATACACAATTCTTTCTCTGAATATGGTCATGGACTTAACTTTCCTAATGGACTTGATTCTCTGCCTTGTGGACTAAGACTCCTCCACTGGGAGAACTACCCTTTGAAATCTTTGCCTCAAGATTTTGAGCTTGACAACCTTGTTGAACTTTGTATGCCTTACAGTAAGCTCCAGACACTCGGAGCAGGAACCAAGGTAGGGGCCAAGTATGATGTTTACTTTTAATCCAGTTTATACATTaccattattattttaaaccttttctttttctttttgcttagTTCCTTGAGTTGTTGAAGAGGATAAGGCTTTGTCACTCCAAAGAGCTAGTTGAATTTGATATACTTTTAGTTGCTCAAAATATCGAGTTAATTGATCTCCAAGGTTGTACAAGACTGCAAAGTTTTCCTGACACGAGCGAACTGCAACATCTCCGAGTTGTAAATCTCTCAGGATGCACAGAGATCAAAAGTTTCCAAGGACTTCCACAAAACATTGAGGAACTACATCTTCAAGGAACTAGTATAAGGGAGATACCGATATCCACTGTGAGCCACTCCCCTCAAAAAATTAAGCTTGACAGGAAAAAGCTTTTGAATCTTCTAGAAAACTTTGAGGATGTTGAGCATATTGACTTGGAGAGTGTAACAGATCTAGTTAAAGTAAGTTCATGTAACCAAGGTTTTGCAAGCTTGTCCAGTTGAACATGAAAGATTGTTCTCACATTCGAAGTCTCCCTGACATGGCCAATATATTAGAATCTCTCCAAGTTCTACATCTCTCTGGTTGCTCAGAGCTCATGGAAATTAAGGGTTTACCAAGAAATATGAGGAAGTTATATATTGGTGGAACCGCCGGCGGTTGCAAGAAAACATATCTACTGCAAGGGAAAAAAACATCgcaattccgttgcaaattGTAATTTGCAACGAATTTGCAAGAAAAGTAGTTTCCTTGCAAATCCTTACTCGCAAATGAAAAACGCTTGCAattctctcgcaaatttgcaacggaataATTTCcatcgcaaatttgcaagagaataATTTTCGTCGCAAATTTGCGAGAGTCGAATATTCCCTCGCAAAATTGCATTAGATTTGCAATAAAAAGTTTCCCTCgcaaattcttttaaaaatattaaaaaaaaattaacaaaaatacaaaataaaaaaatgtaaataaatatatataccgaaatatatatatacatacagatacatatttaaatacatgaatatattaaaagcctaaaaaaattataataagctAAAAAGTTATAATAAGCTGGTTTAGTTAAATAAACCAGTTTAACTAAACCTAATTAAGCTAAcctaattctaaaaaaaaaattaaccctaGAAAATAAATCAGCAACTCCTTGCCTCCTCCGCCGCACCACCACCAGAGCCGAACCACAACCACAGCCGCACCACCACCGGCCCTGTCTCCTTAACCATCAAGCTTCTTCTCAATCCTTCATCTCccttcacaaaaacaaaaaaatattagatataaacagagggagagacagagagatagagaaagagagaggactAACCATGGAAGTGTGCCTTGCTTCCTccaacctgaaaacaaacaaattcagttcaaaacagagagacagagacagaagGACAGAgggacagagagagagagagatagagaaaggTCGAACCATAGTGGTGTGGGGCGTGAGATAAAGTAGATCCGgctgtgtgtgagagagaggaGAGCTGGCGACAAGGAGAGATGTCATGACGGCAGAGAGGAGAGGCGGGAGAGAGAGTCCGGCTAGAAGACACAAGGTCGAGGAGAGAGAGCCCGAGAGATGAGAGATGGTGGGAGAAAAAAAtcccttgttttttttttcttgacggCTCCAACAAATGAAAAGAATTAGGTTTGTGTCTTTATATACTAACCCTAGTTCTAGAAACTCGtttgtcattttctttttttatggaGGGGAAAATAGTTTTGCAAGGAAAGTGCAAGAGATCCCTTGCAATTCTCTTGCAAATTGAGTGTcattgcaatttccttgcaaattttTGGTTAAAGTGTTTTAGAGTTTTGTTTAgagttttgttatgttttgtaTATACTAATATGGTtcttgatatttgtttttcaaaaaattatttacatgaATATGTTTAACAAAGTACAGTAATTTAGTTAACATGtattgaatatataaattataaagtttctATTTTGTATTAAGTAATTAGTTCAAGTGTCGAGAATtgaatttataactaaaatgttgtattttcaaaaatatttaacaatgtacattttaaacactaaatattttaacaaaatgtgTTATACGAAACAAAAGTCtttaacaaaaccctaaaaccgtTCAAGTGGAAAAAACATGattttgcaaggaaattgcaagGGATTCCTCGcaattctcttgcaaatttgcaaggtaATCAAAaaccctcgcaaatttgcaagggaattgcgAGAGATCCCttgcaattcccttgcaaattgCGACGGAAATGAATCgattgcaaatttgcaagacaATTGCGAGGAAGTcattgcaatttccttgcaaaattttaataaaaatgttttagggtttcgttTAGGGTTTTATTAGTTTCGTATACACTAATGTGTttcttgatatttctttttcgaaaaattatttacattaatATGTTTAAGAAAGTTATAGTAATTTAGTTAACATCtattgaatatataaattataaagtttgtattttgtattaaataattAGTTCAAGTGTCGAGAATtgaatttataactaaaaatctgtattttcaaaaatattgatcgacatacattttaaacactaaatattttaactaaatgtGTTATATGACACCAAATCtttaacaaaaccctaaaaccgtTCAAGTggagaaaacatgtttttgcaaggaaattgcaagGGATTCCTCGcaattctcttgcaaatttgcaaggtaACCAAAaatcctcgcaaatttgcaaggaaattgcgaGAGTTCCCTTGCAACTCCCTTGCAAATTGTGATGGAAATcaatcccttgcaaatttgcaagacaATTGCGAGGGAGTCATTGCAATTTTCTTACAATTGCCTTGCAAATTAATAATTCAATGTGTTTTAGGGTTTCATTTTCGGTGGAGTAATATTTTCGGTGgagtaatatttttctttatatttagtttcagaaaaattatttaatgtaaaaatattttttttttaaaaactcgTAATTTAACTGATGTATATTAAATGTataagttatatagttttgatgttTAATATTCATAATTCTAAAACAAGTGTCGGGAATTGAGTCTATAATCGTTAATTggtgtattttcaaaaatatttatagatatatacataaaacactaaatattttaattaaatgtgttatatgacaccaaattttttaacaaaatctcaaGCCGTTTAAGTGGTGAAACATGGTTTTGCAAGCAAATTGCAATGGATTCCttgcaattcccttgcaaatttgcatgGTTTTCAAAAactctcgcaaatttgcaagagaattgTGAGAGGTCCCTTGCAATTTTCTTGCAAATTCATAAGTCAATGTATTTTAGGGTTTCGTTTGTGGTTTTGTTACGTTTTCAGTGGAGtaatatgtttctttatatttaatttagaaaaGTTATTTaacgtaaaaatatatttttaaaaagttctgttaatttaattgatgtatattgaatgtttaagttatatatttttgatgttaGTATTTTGTAATACTAATTCAAGTGTCGGAAATTGAGTTTATAGATgttaattaatgaaattttcaaaaatagtCATCGACatactttttaaatattaaatattttaagtaaacGTGTTATAAGACACCAAAATCATTAGCAAAATTCTAAACCGTTCAAGTgtagaaaacatgattttgaaaaaaaaatttgcaaagAATACAAAACCCTCGCAATTctgttgcaaatttgcaaggaataCAAAACCGTCGCAAATTTTGCAAGAGAATTGCGACGAAACTAGTTTTCTCGTAAATTTGCGTTTGAATTGCGAGGAAACTGTATTTTCTCTCGCGaattcctcgcaaatttgcgagTGAATttttttcctcgcaaatttgcaacgaatTTGCGaggattatatattttcttgcaGTTCCGTTgcaaatcccttgcaaatttgcaagggaaaattttcctcgcaaattttcCTTGCAAATCaattgttttcttgtagtggccATACGAGAGGTGCCACAACTTCCCAATAGCTTAGAGTTCTTGAATGCTCATGGGTGTACGCATCTTAAGTCGTTTTG contains these protein-coding regions:
- the LOC108839714 gene encoding LOW QUALITY PROTEIN: protein DA1-related 4-like (The sequence of the model RefSeq protein was modified relative to this genomic sequence to represent the inferred CDS: inserted 1 base in 1 codon), translating into MGPMNPPAPQNNSHSVRIFCEGTEQYSFVSHLSTALHREGISFSVDACEFPEINSFSGDQNHAISVVVTSDVVKVNDPWSHKFVEVIERPKDKCMQVMVPVFYDVDPLTRVYGWANRWLEAGYITMHQSRISSNKILTDSELVEDVVKDVYGKLHRTERVGIYWKILEIENLLYKQPWDVRSIGIWGMPGIGKTTLAKAVFNHMSSDYDASCFIENFDEAFHKEGLHRLLEVKIGKLLTEVFDIKGSYIMRPTLQRDKLCNKRILVVLDDVRDSLAGESFLNRLDWLGPGSLIIMTSIDRKVFSFCDINQIYEVHGLNEHEALQLFFQKAFEKDVPEQIDREISRKVIDYANGNPLALSTYGQELKGKMSGMEDAFLKLKQHPPQQIQDVVKSVYSQLGDNEKNIFLDISCLFRGENINYVIQMLEGCRYFPRIGINILVEKWLVTISENTVQVTNLIQDICQEMLNGETESCTRMWEPRRIRYLLEDDDLKASAESSATPKYGLVSEDIESIFLDTSNSSYDVKRDAFKNMFNLRFLKIHNSFSEYGHGLNFPNGLDSLPCGLRLLHWENYPLKSLPQDFELDNLVELCMPYSKLQTLGAGTKFLELLKRIRLCHSKELVEFDILLVAQNIELIDLQGCTRLQSFPDTSELQHLRVVNLSGCTEIKSFQGLPQNIEELHLQGTSIREIPISTVSHSPQKIKLDRKKLLNLLENFEDVEHIDLESVTDLVKVSSCNQXFCKLVQLNMKDCSHIRSLPDMANILESLQVLHLSGCSELMEIKGLPRNMRKLYIGGTAGGCKKTYLLQGKKTSQFRCKL